A genome region from Sphingobacteriaceae bacterium GW460-11-11-14-LB5 includes the following:
- a CDS encoding gliding motility protein GldN produces MKRILSIAILVLLTTFAFAQKKPTRLAPKKAAPVVAAPPVADTVKAPVKTAKKKLKVPPKDGFYARKDIDSTEMVPLADVREEDVFYAKRIWREIDLRDTVNSALKSPKSRLIDVLIAAIKKDELTAYSPIDSALNEDDAFLNPMSADSAAKSALGTAEVSNNKTGTVTTVVNDFNPELFLKFRIKEDWIFDTKRSVFEPRIVGIAPLKYNEVSKQWQPVFWVYYPEAREILTKKRLINTNNDASSLSFDDFFIRRLFSSYIVKESNPGDNKIRDIITDPRERLYESERIKKSVLDYEQGLWEY; encoded by the coding sequence ATGAAAAGGATTTTAAGTATTGCTATTTTAGTGTTGTTAACCACGTTTGCTTTTGCACAAAAAAAGCCTACCAGGTTAGCACCGAAGAAAGCTGCACCAGTAGTTGCCGCACCTCCTGTGGCAGACACGGTGAAAGCTCCAGTTAAAACAGCTAAAAAGAAACTTAAGGTACCACCTAAAGATGGTTTTTATGCCCGTAAGGACATTGACAGTACTGAAATGGTTCCTTTGGCAGATGTGAGAGAAGAGGATGTTTTTTATGCAAAACGGATCTGGAGAGAAATCGATTTACGTGATACGGTTAACTCGGCCTTAAAATCGCCTAAATCTCGCCTGATTGATGTATTAATTGCCGCAATTAAGAAAGATGAACTAACAGCATACTCGCCAATTGACAGTGCGTTGAACGAAGATGATGCGTTTCTTAATCCAATGTCGGCAGATTCTGCAGCCAAATCGGCTTTAGGAACAGCAGAGGTTTCGAACAATAAAACCGGAACGGTTACTACGGTAGTTAATGATTTTAACCCGGAGTTATTCTTAAAATTCAGAATTAAAGAAGACTGGATTTTTGATACCAAACGTTCTGTTTTCGAACCGCGTATTGTAGGTATAGCACCATTAAAATACAATGAGGTTTCTAAACAATGGCAACCGGTATTTTGGGTGTACTATCCGGAGGCGAGGGAGATTTTAACGAAGAAACGTTTGATCAATACCAATAACGATGCTTCTTCATTGAGTTTCGATGATTTCTTTATCCGCCGCTTATTCAGCAGCTACATTGTAAAAGAGTCAAATCCTGGCGACAATAAGATCAGAGATATTATTACCGATCCCCGAGAAAGGTTGTACGAATCAGAAAGGATTAAAAAATCTGTTCTTGATTACGAACAAGGCCTTTGGGAATACTAA